The segment CCGAAGGCGGCACGCTCTTCCTTGACGAGATCGGCGACATGCCGATGGAGGCGCAGACCCGCCTGCTGCGCGTCCTGCAACAGGGCGAATACACCACCGTCGGCGGCCGCACGCCGATCAAGACCGACGTGCGCATTGTCGCCGCCACCAACAAGGATCTGCGCACGCTGATCAATCAAGGGCTTTTCCGCGAGGATCTGTTCTATCGCCTGAATGTCGTGCCGCTAAGGCTGCCGGCACTGCGCGAGCGATCCGAGGACGTTCCGGATCTCGTCCGGCACTTCTTCAAGCTTGGCGCCAGCGAAGGCCTGCAGACCAAGCGCATTTCCACAGGCGGCATCGAGCTGATGAAGCGCTATCCGTGGCCAGGCAACGTGCGCGAGCTCGAAAATCTTGTTCGCAGACTTGCCGCGCTCTATTCGCAGGACGAGATTTCCGCCGAAGTCATCGAGGCGGAACTGAAGACCGGCGAGAGGCCGGTCGTCCCCGGCGGCGGCAATCTCATTCCCGACGATCTGTCCATCGGCCAGGCGGTGGAACATTTTCTGCAGCGCTATTTTGCGTCCTTCGCCGGCGACTTGCCGCCCGCCGGCCTCTATCAGCGCATTCTTTCCGAGGTCGAATATCCGCTGGTGCTCGCGTCGATGACGGCAACCCGCGGCAACCAGATCAAGGCTGCGGAACTCCTGGGGCTCAACCGCAACACGCTGCGCAAGAAGATTCGCGAACTCGGCGTCAACGTCTACAAATCGACCAGACAAGCTTAGAACGCCGTTTTCTTTCAACAAATCGATCCCGATTTTCGCGTCGGTGTGACAGAGCGAAGCGTTTTCCGGGGATCGACCGCCGAAACAGTTCCGTCCAGGTCACACTTGTTGCATAATCGCCACAATGCGTTGCATACATCCGACGCAATCACTGGCTCTAGACGGCGACATGGCTCCACGGGCACCGACACTGATCGAAACGCTTTTCAGCAAATCCGGCACCCGCGACGGGCGCCGGCTGCTTGCGCTGCCGGGCGTGGTGGCGATTGTCGGTGCGCTGGTCACGGCGGCGATCTCCTTCGCCATCCTCGTCGGCGCCACCCCGATCGCGCCGGACGAGAGGACAACGCTGGCGCTTATCGCCGTCAATGCGGCGTTCATCCTGTTCCTGATCGCGCTGGTCGGCCGCGAAGTACATCGTATCGTGATGGCGCGCCGGCGCGGCAAGGCGGCGTCGCGGCTGCATGTGCGGATCGTCGCGATGTTCGCGCTGGTCGCCGCGATTCCCGCCATCATGGTGGCGATCATCGCCTCGATCACGCTCGATATCGGTCTTGATCGCTGGTTCGAAATCCGCACCAAGACGATCGTCAATTCGTCGCTGTCGATAGCCGATGCCTATGTGCAGGAGAACGCGCGCAACCTCCAGGGAACGACCCTGTCGATGGCTTACGATCTCGACGCCTCTCGCACGCTCTACGGCCTCGATCGAACCGGCTTCCTCGATCTGATGAACAAGGAAGCCGTCGGACGCTCGCTGGCCCATGCCGCACTGATCAGGTCCGACGGTTCGTTCGTCATGAGCGCCAAGACCGACGCCGATTTTGCCATGCCGGAGCCGCCGGAAGGCGCCATGAGCAGTGCCGCTGACGGCAGGCCGGTGCTGATCGAGCCGAAGACGCGCAACATCATGGGCGCCATCGTCAAACTGCGCGAGATCGAAGGGCTCTATCTCTACACCATCCGGCTCGTCGATCCCGAGGTGATCAAGGCGCGGCAGATCGTCAGGTCCAACACCGACGAATATCGCGGCCTCGAAGACAGTCGCCGCACCTCGCAGGTGGCCTTTGCACTTCCCTATCTGTCGCTGACGCTGATCATCGTCCTGTCCGCCATCTGGACCGGCATCGCCGTGGCCGACCGCCTGGTGCGGCCGATCCGCCAGCTCATCGGCGCCGCCGACGAGGTCGCGACCGGCAATCTCGACGTTGCCGTGCCGGTTCGGCCCTCCGACGGCGACGTCGCTTCGCTCGGCGACACCTTCAACAAGATGCTGCTGGAACTGAAATCGCAGCGTAACGAGATTCTGTCCGCCAAGGATTTGATCGACGAGCGGCGGCGTTTTTCGGAAGCCGTGCTTGCCGGTGTCACCGCCGGCGTCATCGGCGTCGATCCGTATGGCATCGTCACCATCGTCAACCGGTCGGCCGAAACGATGCTGGCCATATCCGCCACCGCCGCACTCGGGCAAAATCTCTCCGCCGTGCTGCCGCATGTCGGCCGCGTCTTCGAGATCGGCCGCAAGTCGGGCAAGCCCGTCCATCGCGAGCAGGTGACCTTCTATCGCGCCGGTGCGGAGCGCACCTTCAACGTGCAGATCACGGTCGAGGCGGGCGACGACGGTTCGGAGGAGAAATCCTATGTCGTGACGGTGGACGACATCACCGATCTGGTCCAGGCGCAGCGTTCCTCGGCCTGGGCGGATGTGGCGCGGCGCATCGCCCATGAGATCAAGAACCCGCTGACACCGATCCAGCTTTCCGCCGAGCGCATCAAGCGCCGCTACGGCAAGGTCATCACCGAAGACCGCGAGGTTTTCGATCAGTGCACCGATACGATCATCAGGCAAGTGGAGGACATCGGCCGCATGGTCGACGAGTTCTCCGCTTTCGCACGCATGCCCAAGCCCGAAATGAAGGCCCTCGATTTGCGCGAATCGTTGCGCGAAGCCTCGTTCCTCGTCGAGGTGAGCCGCTCCGATATCACCTTCGAGCGCGTATTCGGCAACGAACCGCTCAAAGGCACTTTCGATAGCCGCCTGATGGCGCAGGCCTTTGGCAATGTCATCAAGAACGCAGCCGAGGCGATTGACGGACTTGATCAGAACGACCGCTCGCACGGCATAATCCGAATTCAAGCCGGGCGCGAGAATGGTGCGGTTCGCATCGATGTCATCGACAATGGCAAGGGCTTGCCACGCGAAAATCGCCAGCGCTTGCTCGAGCCTTACATGACGACACGCGAGAAGGGCACCGGGCTCGGCCTCGCTATCGTCAAGAAGATAGTGGAGGATCATGGCGGCCGGCTTGAATTGCATGACGCGCCGGCGGATTTCCACCACGGGCGAGGCGCGATGATCAGCATCATCCTGCCGCTCGCCGCCACCGTGCCGTCGCCCGGCGAAGGTAGGACGGAACCCGAAAGAGAAACTGAAAAGGTCGGTAATGGCGTCTGACATTCTCATCGTCGATGACGAGGAAGACATCCGCGAACTTGTCGCCGGTATCCTGAGCGACGAAGGTCACGAAACCCGCACGGCATTCGATGCCGACAGCGCCCTGGCGGCGATCGCCGACCGGGCGCCGAGGCTGATTTTCCTCGACATCTGGCTGCAAGGCTCACGTCTGGACGGACTGGCGCTGCTGGACGAGATCAAGACGATGCACCCGAGCCTGCCGGTGGTGATGATTTCGGGCCACGGCAACATCGAGACGGCGGTCTCGGCCATCCGCCGCGGCGCCTATGACTTCATCGAAAAACCGTTCAAGGCCGACAGGCTGATCCTCATCGCCGAACGTGCCATCGAAACCTCGAAGCTGAGACGCGAGGTTTCGGATCTCAAGCTGCGCAGCGGCGAAACCTTCGACCTGATCGGCATGTCGTCGGCGATGAGCCAGTTGCGCCAGACCATCGAGCGCGTCGCGCCGACCAACAGCCGCGTCATGATCATCGGCCCGTCCGGCTCGGGCAAGGAACTCGCGGCACGCGCCATCCACACGCTGTCGGCGCGCAAGAACGCACCGTTTGTCACGCTGAGCGCCGCCAACATCACGCCCGAACGCATGGAGGTCGAGCTGTTCGGCACCGAATCAAACGGTGTCGAACGCAAGGTCGGCGCGCTTGAGGAAGCCCATCGCGGCATTCTCTACATCGATGAAGTGGCCGACATGCCGCGCGAAACGCAAAACAAGATCTTGCGCGTGCTGGTCGAACAGCAGTTCGAGCGGGTAGGGGGCACCAAACGGGTCAAGGTCGATGTCCGCATCATTTCGTCGACGGCGCAGAACCTGGAGGCGATGATCGCCGACGGTCGTTTCCGCGAGGATCTCTATCACCGCCTGGCGGTGGTTCCGGTCATGGTGCCGGGATTGGCCGAGCGGCGGGAGGACATCCCCTATCTTGTCGACAATTTCATGAAGCAGATCGCCCGCCAGGCCGGCATCCGGCCGCGGCGCATCGGCGACGACGCGCTGGCGGTGCTGCAGGCGCACAACTGGCCAGGCAACGTCCGCCAGTTGCGCAACAATGTCGAGCGGCTGATGATCCTGGCGCGCGGCGACGATATCGACGCACCGATCACCGCCGATCTCTTGCCCGCCGAGATCGGCGATGTCATGCCGCGCACGCCGAACCAATCCGATCAGCACATCATGGCGCTGCCGTTGCGTGAAGCGCGTGAACAATTCGAGAAGGACTATCTGATCGCCCAGATCAACCGTTTTGGCGGCAACATCTCGAAGACGGCCGAGTTCATCGGCATGGAGCGCTCGGCGCTTCACCGAAAGCTGAAGTCGCTGGGCGTCTGACAGCCAATCCAGTCGTGGCCTACGCAATTATCGGTTACGGCAGCGGCGGAATCGCATAGAAGCGCTGCAGCGCCGCGCGTCTTTCGGGACGCGCAACGGACGCTGTAGCATTTTGTTTTTTTTCGCATGATCCTTCCCGAAAATAGATTCATTTTTCGGGGTCATGCGCTGACTTCTTCAGGGGGGACCCATGCCGCGCATTGCGTATGTGAACGGGCGCTATGTCGCTCACGCCGCCGCCTTCGTGCATATCGAGGACCGTGGCTATCAATTCGCCGACGGTGTCTACGAGGTCTGCGAGGTGGCGCGCGGCTTCATCGTCGATATGCCTCGCCATCTCGGACGGCTGAACCGCTCGCTGACCGAATTGTCGATCGACTGGCCGGTCACGCCGGGCGTGTTGCCGATCATCCTGCGCGAGGTGGTCCGCCGCAACCATGTCGCCGATGGCCTGGTCTATCTTCAGGTGACGCGTGGCGTCGCCAGCCGTGATTTTGTTTTCCCGGCGAGCACGAAGCCGTCGCTGGTGGTTACCGCCAGGAAAGCCGATGCCGCTGCTGCCGCCAGGAGGGCCGAAAGCGGAATCAAGGTGATCACCGTGCCCGAGAACCGTTGGGACCGGGTCGATATCAAGTCGATCGGCCTGCTGCCAAATGTGCTCGCCAAGCAGAAGGCCAAGGAAGCCGGCGCCCACGAAGCCTGGTTCATCGATGCCGACGGCATCGTCAAGGAAGGTGGATCATCGAACGCCTGGATCATCACCAGGGACGGCGTGCTGGTGACGCGTCCGGCCGAGCACGGCATCCTGCGCGGCATCACCCGCACCACGCTGTTCGACGTGGCCGCCAAACTCGGCCTGAAGATCGAGGAGCGGGGCTTTTCGGTCGCCGAAGCCAAGGCCGCGCGCGAGGTTTTCATCAGCTCCGCGACCACAATCGCCATGCCGATCGTGGCGATCGACGGTGCTCCGGTCGCCAACGGCCATCCGGGCTCGTTAACACTTTCCTTGCGGCACGCCTTTTTTGACGTTGCGGAAAAAAGTCCAGCCTGATAACCGCACAGGTGGAATGAACATCAATATATCTCGTTCTGCTTGTCGTTATTGATGGCAAGACGGTGTTTGCGCGCTTGACATGTGCCAGGTAATTTGGCGCATTGGCCTGCAAACCGAAGGGGATCGGCGAAAGACAAGAACAATGGCGGAACGATCGCAAAATCTTCAGGACCTGTTCCTGAATTCAGTTCGCAAAAGCAAAAACCCGCTCACCATATTTCTCATCAACGGCGTGAAGCTGACCGGCGTGGTCACTTCCTTCGACAATTTCTGTGTTCTGCTGCGCCGAGACGGCCATTCCCAGCTCGTCTACAAGCACGCCATTTCCACGATCATGCCGAGCCAGCCGGTTCAGATGTTCGATGGCGAGGAAAGCCAGGGCGCCTGATTGGCACGTAAGAAAGATGCGGACCGCAGCGTTCGCGAAAAACCAGCATATCAGCCGGGGACGGAAGCCGAAGGCCCGACCCGGGCCGTGGTCATCGTGCCGGTGCTTACCCGCCAGCCGCGCGGCGACGAAGACACGAATCGCCCGCGCCTGACGCGATCTGCCGAGGCCCGCCACGACGAGGCGGTTGGCCTTGCCCAAGCCATAAATCTCGACCCGATCCATACCGCTGTTGTGACCGTCAACGATCCCCGGCCTGCAACCCTGCTCGGCAGCGGCAAGGTCGCGGAGTTCGCCGAGATCGTCAAAGAGGGCGGTGCCGAACTGGTCATTGTCGACCATCCGCTGACGCCGGTGCAGCAGCGCAACCTGGAAAAGGAATTGAACGCCAAGGTGCTGGATCGCACCGGCTTGATCCTGGAAATTTTCGGCGAGCGTGCTCGGACCAAGGAAGGGACGCTGCAGGTCGATTTGGCGCACCTCAACTATCAGAAGGGCCGGCTGGTGCGAAGCTGGACTCACCTCGAGCGCCAGCGCGGCGGTGCCGGTTTCCTCGGCGGCCCTGGCGAAACGCAGATCGAATCGGACCGCCGTGCCCTGCAGGACAAGATCAAGAAGCTGAAACACGAGCTGGAAACAGTGCGGCGCACCCGTGACCTGCACCGCGCCAAGCGCAAGAAGGTACCGTTCCCGGTCGTGGCCATTGTCGGCTATACCAACGCCGGCAAGTCGACGCTGTTCAACAGGCTGACCGGAGCAGGGGTGCTGGCCGAGGACATGCTGTTCGCCACGCTCGACCCGACACTGCGTCGGGTACGGCTGCCGCACGGCACGCCGGTCATCCTCTCGGACACGGTCGGTTTCATTTCGGACCTGCCGACGCATCTGATCGCGGCCTTCCGGGCAACGCTCGAAGAGGTGGTCGAGGCCGATCTCGTCATCCATTTGCGCGACATTTCTGACCCCGATACGGCCGCCCAGGCCGAGGATGTCGAGCGCATCCTCGCCGATCTCGGCGTCGATGCCGGCGACAGCAGGCGCGTCATCGAAGTGTGGAACAAGATCGACCGGCTCGATGCGGGCAACCGGGAGCGGTTGCTCGCCGACGGCATCGACGGCAGCAAGGCACCGCCGATTGCCATATCGGCGGCCACCGGCGAGGGCATCGACGTGCTGAAGGCGATCATCGAGACACGAGTGTCAGGCGAACTGGAAACGTTGACCGTCAGGCTCAAGCCTGACCAGCTTGGGCTCGTCGACTGGCTCTACCGCAATGGCGACGTCGTCTCGCGCACCGACAATGAAGATGGCGGCATAACCGTGTCGCTCAAAGCGACGCGAAGCGCACACGAAGAGATAGAAACCAGATTGCAACGTAAAAACAACGGGTAATTTCTGTTACTTCGCGCTCTTGGCTTGCTGCCAAAGCGCCTCCATCTCGTCGAGCGTCGCCGTTTCCAGCGTGTTTCCGGACCTTTCCAGCGCTTGCTCGACATAGTGGAACCGCGAGCGGAATTTCTCGTTGGTGCCGCTGAGCGCCGCTTCGGAATCGACCTTGAGATGACGCCCGAGATTGACGACGGCAAACAGCATGTCGCCGAACTCGTCCTTGATCGAAGCCGTATCACCCTTGGCAAGGGCGTGGCGCAACTCGCCGATCTCTTCGTCGATCTTGTCGAGGATCGGCGTGGCCTCGCTCCAGTCGAAGCCGACGCGGGCCGCCTTTTCCTGCAGCTTGAGCGCCCGGGTCAAAGCCGGCAGGGCAACCGGTACGCTGTCCAGAAAGCCCTTGCCATGATCCTCCGGATCGTGCCCGCGGGCGAGGCGGGCATTTCGCTTTTCCGCTTTTTCCTCGGCCTTGATCTTCTCCCACATGCCCTTGGCCATGCCGGCGCTGCGCGCCTCATCGTCGCCGAAGACATGCGGATGGCGGCGGATCATTTTTGTGGTGATGGCCTGGACCACGTCGCCAAAGGCGAATTCACCGGCCTCCTCGGCCATCTGCGCATGGTAGACGACCTGCAGCAGCAGGTCGCCGAGCTCGTCGCGCAGATCGTCCAGGTTGCCACGCGCGATGGCGTCCGCCACCTCGTAGGCTTCCTCGATCGTGTAGGGCGCGATGGTCGAGAAATCCTGCTCGATGTCCCACGGGCAGCCGGTTTCCGGCGCCCGC is part of the Mesorhizobium sp. L-2-11 genome and harbors:
- the ntrC gene encoding nitrogen regulation protein NR(I), producing the protein MTVRGNILVADDDAAIRTVLNQALSRVGHEVRVTSNASTLWRWVAAGEGDLVITDVVMPDENAFDMLPRIKKARPELPVIVMSAQNTFMTAIRASETGAYEYLPKPFDLTELLNIVNRALSEPRRPKIDARADEPPETMPLVGRSAAMQDIYRMLARMMQTDLTVMISGESGTGKELVARALHEYGRRRGGPFVAINMAAIPRDLIESELFGHEKGAFTGAQNRSTGRFEQAEGGTLFLDEIGDMPMEAQTRLLRVLQQGEYTTVGGRTPIKTDVRIVAATNKDLRTLINQGLFREDLFYRLNVVPLRLPALRERSEDVPDLVRHFFKLGASEGLQTKRISTGGIELMKRYPWPGNVRELENLVRRLAALYSQDEISAEVIEAELKTGERPVVPGGGNLIPDDLSIGQAVEHFLQRYFASFAGDLPPAGLYQRILSEVEYPLVLASMTATRGNQIKAAELLGLNRNTLRKKIRELGVNVYKSTRQA
- a CDS encoding sensor histidine kinase NtrY-like — its product is MAPRAPTLIETLFSKSGTRDGRRLLALPGVVAIVGALVTAAISFAILVGATPIAPDERTTLALIAVNAAFILFLIALVGREVHRIVMARRRGKAASRLHVRIVAMFALVAAIPAIMVAIIASITLDIGLDRWFEIRTKTIVNSSLSIADAYVQENARNLQGTTLSMAYDLDASRTLYGLDRTGFLDLMNKEAVGRSLAHAALIRSDGSFVMSAKTDADFAMPEPPEGAMSSAADGRPVLIEPKTRNIMGAIVKLREIEGLYLYTIRLVDPEVIKARQIVRSNTDEYRGLEDSRRTSQVAFALPYLSLTLIIVLSAIWTGIAVADRLVRPIRQLIGAADEVATGNLDVAVPVRPSDGDVASLGDTFNKMLLELKSQRNEILSAKDLIDERRRFSEAVLAGVTAGVIGVDPYGIVTIVNRSAETMLAISATAALGQNLSAVLPHVGRVFEIGRKSGKPVHREQVTFYRAGAERTFNVQITVEAGDDGSEEKSYVVTVDDITDLVQAQRSSAWADVARRIAHEIKNPLTPIQLSAERIKRRYGKVITEDREVFDQCTDTIIRQVEDIGRMVDEFSAFARMPKPEMKALDLRESLREASFLVEVSRSDITFERVFGNEPLKGTFDSRLMAQAFGNVIKNAAEAIDGLDQNDRSHGIIRIQAGRENGAVRIDVIDNGKGLPRENRQRLLEPYMTTREKGTGLGLAIVKKIVEDHGGRLELHDAPADFHHGRGAMISIILPLAATVPSPGEGRTEPERETEKVGNGV
- the ntrX gene encoding nitrogen assimilation response regulator NtrX → MASDILIVDDEEDIRELVAGILSDEGHETRTAFDADSALAAIADRAPRLIFLDIWLQGSRLDGLALLDEIKTMHPSLPVVMISGHGNIETAVSAIRRGAYDFIEKPFKADRLILIAERAIETSKLRREVSDLKLRSGETFDLIGMSSAMSQLRQTIERVAPTNSRVMIIGPSGSGKELAARAIHTLSARKNAPFVTLSAANITPERMEVELFGTESNGVERKVGALEEAHRGILYIDEVADMPRETQNKILRVLVEQQFERVGGTKRVKVDVRIISSTAQNLEAMIADGRFREDLYHRLAVVPVMVPGLAERREDIPYLVDNFMKQIARQAGIRPRRIGDDALAVLQAHNWPGNVRQLRNNVERLMILARGDDIDAPITADLLPAEIGDVMPRTPNQSDQHIMALPLREAREQFEKDYLIAQINRFGGNISKTAEFIGMERSALHRKLKSLGV
- a CDS encoding D-amino-acid transaminase produces the protein MPRIAYVNGRYVAHAAAFVHIEDRGYQFADGVYEVCEVARGFIVDMPRHLGRLNRSLTELSIDWPVTPGVLPIILREVVRRNHVADGLVYLQVTRGVASRDFVFPASTKPSLVVTARKADAAAAARRAESGIKVITVPENRWDRVDIKSIGLLPNVLAKQKAKEAGAHEAWFIDADGIVKEGGSSNAWIITRDGVLVTRPAEHGILRGITRTTLFDVAAKLGLKIEERGFSVAEAKAAREVFISSATTIAMPIVAIDGAPVANGHPGSLTLSLRHAFFDVAEKSPA
- the hfq gene encoding RNA chaperone Hfq, producing the protein MAERSQNLQDLFLNSVRKSKNPLTIFLINGVKLTGVVTSFDNFCVLLRRDGHSQLVYKHAISTIMPSQPVQMFDGEESQGA
- the hflX gene encoding GTPase HflX, which translates into the protein MARKKDADRSVREKPAYQPGTEAEGPTRAVVIVPVLTRQPRGDEDTNRPRLTRSAEARHDEAVGLAQAINLDPIHTAVVTVNDPRPATLLGSGKVAEFAEIVKEGGAELVIVDHPLTPVQQRNLEKELNAKVLDRTGLILEIFGERARTKEGTLQVDLAHLNYQKGRLVRSWTHLERQRGGAGFLGGPGETQIESDRRALQDKIKKLKHELETVRRTRDLHRAKRKKVPFPVVAIVGYTNAGKSTLFNRLTGAGVLAEDMLFATLDPTLRRVRLPHGTPVILSDTVGFISDLPTHLIAAFRATLEEVVEADLVIHLRDISDPDTAAQAEDVERILADLGVDAGDSRRVIEVWNKIDRLDAGNRERLLADGIDGSKAPPIAISAATGEGIDVLKAIIETRVSGELETLTVRLKPDQLGLVDWLYRNGDVVSRTDNEDGGITVSLKATRSAHEEIETRLQRKNNG
- the mazG gene encoding nucleoside triphosphate pyrophosphohydrolase, with protein sequence MKPSKDISRLIEIMAALRAPETGCPWDIEQDFSTIAPYTIEEAYEVADAIARGNLDDLRDELGDLLLQVVYHAQMAEEAGEFAFGDVVQAITTKMIRRHPHVFGDDEARSAGMAKGMWEKIKAEEKAEKRNARLARGHDPEDHGKGFLDSVPVALPALTRALKLQEKAARVGFDWSEATPILDKIDEEIGELRHALAKGDTASIKDEFGDMLFAVVNLGRHLKVDSEAALSGTNEKFRSRFHYVEQALERSGNTLETATLDEMEALWQQAKSAK